The Arthrobacter sp. D5-1 genome segment AAGCCCGGCGGTTCCGGCACCCAGTTCACGGCCGCCCAGGCACAGTGGAGCAACGCCCAGGAGGCTGTGTTCTACCCCTCGGGTTCCTGGATCGAGAACGAAATGAAGGACCAGACCAAGGCCGGCTTCAACATGATGGGTGCCCCGGCCCCGTCCGTGAGCGCCAGCCCCAAGATGCCGCAGACAGCACTTCACAGCGCTGCAGGCGAGCCGTTCATTGTTCCGAGCCAGGGCAAGAACGCCGCCGGCGGCAAGGAGTTGCTCCGGATCATGCTCTCCAAGGAAGCTGCCACCAACTTCGCCAAGACCAAGCTTGCTCCCACCATCGTCAAGGACACCGTCCCGGCCGATGGATTCGGGTCCACAGCCCTGGTTTCGCAGACGAAGATGCTCAGTGACGCCGGCGAGAACATCTACACCTGGAACTTCATCGACCTCTACGGCACCAACAAGGACCAGCTGGTGGTTTGGAACACCTTCCTGGACGGCAAGTCGGACGTCGCAACCCTCACCTCGGCACTCCAGAACATCACCGACAAGGTCCGCAATGACAGCTCGGTCAAGAAGATCGAAGTGAAGTGACGTCAGTGAAAACTCAGCAGAGCCGGAACGACGACGGCCTGGCCGCCGTCGTTCCGGCGCCGGCTCCACCGCAAGTGATTAAGCGGCGGCGGAAGCCGTTGACGTGGGACAAGGTCAGTTTCTTTGCCGTCTTCCTCGGACTGCCGTTGGCGATCTACCTCTTGTTCGTCATTTGGCCGTTCATCCAGGCCTTCGGTTATTCGTTGACGGACTGGTCCGGTTTTTCGCCGAACCAGAACTTCATCGGCCTTGAAAACTATGTGAAGATCTTCACGGACGACATCTTCATGAAGGCGATGTCCAACAACATCGTCCTGGTGATCTTCCTCCCGATCATCACCATCATCCTCAGTTTGGTCCTTGCCTCCTTGGTGACAGTGGGTGGAAGCAGCAAAGGCCAGATCAAGGGCCTGCGCAATTCCAGCTTCTACCGCGTGGTCTCGTTCTTCCCGTACACCATTCCCGCTGTGGCCATTGGCATCATGTGGGGGCAGATCTACGATCCCTCCGGTGGACTGCTGAACGGCATCCTCACCGGATTGGGCCTGGACCAGTTCAAGGACTTCGCCTGGCTGGGTGACAAGAACACCGCAATGATCGCCACGATGTTCGTGATTGTGTGGGGCTTCGTAGGCTTCTACATGGTCCTGTTCGTCGCCGGCATCAAAGGCATTCCTGCGGAGCTTTTCGAGGCCGCCAGGATCGACGGCGCGGGCCGCTTCCGCACCGCAGTGTCCATCACCATCCCGCTGATCCGCGACAACATCCAGACCGCCTATATCTACATGGGCATCCTGGCACTGGACGCGTTCGTCTACATGGCCGCGCTGAACTCCGGCGGTGGTCCGGACAATTCCACGTTGGTCATGGCACAACAACTGTTCTTCACGGCTTTCAGCAAGGGACAGTTCGGTCTCGCCAGCGCCATGGGCGTTGTGCTGGCCATTGCCACGCTGATCTTCTCCGGACTGGTGTTTTTGGTCAACCGGCTCACCGGCGGCGATAAGGATGTGAGCCTGTAATGAGTACCAAAGTCTCAACCCCGGAAATGAAGTCACTGCACTTCCAGCCCCGGACCCCGGCAACCACGAAGGGCGACAAAGTGGTGGGAGCGGTGTCCCACACCGCGCTGACCATCTGGACGCTGATCGTTATCCTGCCGCTCCTGTGGACGTTCATGTCCTCCTTCAAGACCTCCAGCGAGATTTTCGCTTCACCGTTCGCTTTGCCTGGTGAATGGAAGCTGGACAACTATGTCAAGGCCTGGAGCGAAGCCGGCATCGGCAGCGCCTTCCTGAACTCGATCATCGTTGTGGCCGCAGCACTGGTGATCGTCATGGTCCTCGGTGCGATGTGTGCCTACGTCCTGGCCCGGTACACCTTCCGGGGCAGCAGGGCCATCTACTACCTGATGCTCGCCGGGCTGACGTTCCCGATCTTCCTTGCCATGGTGCCGTTGTTCTTCGTGCTGAAGAACATGGGACTGCTGAACACCCTGCCGGGCCTGATCCTGGTGTATGTGGGCTTCGCGCTTCCGTTCACGGTGTTCTTCCTCTTCTCCTTCTTCAAGTCTCTGCCGCACGAAATCACCGAAGCAGCAGCGCTTGACGGCGCAGGGGAGTGGAGGACGTTCTTCCAGGTCATGTTGCCGATGGCCAAGCCGGGCCTCGCCTCGGTTGCCATCTTCAACTTCCTGGGCCTTTGGAACCAGTTCCTGATTCCGGTGTCCATCAACGCCGCCGGCCCCCGGGTCCTCTCGCAGGAACTCGCGGCCTTCGCCGGCCAGATGGGCTACGCAGTGGACTACGGCGCGCTGTTCGCAGCCGTCAGCGTTACGGTCATCCCGGTGCTCATCGTCTACGTGATCTTCCAGCGCCAGCTGCAGGGCTCCGTTTCGCAGGGCACGTCCAAGTAGTTCAACCAAGCCAAAGACAGCGTTCGACGGCGGTCGTCACCTGAGGTGGCGGCCGCCGTCGGGTTTAACTTCTGTAAAGATGGAACGGATCTGTAGTGCAACGAAAGGCAGCAGCCCGTGATCTTTATTGTGGTCAAATTCAACGTCAAGCCTGATTGGTCCGAGCGCTGGCTGGACCTCGTGGCTGACTTCACCGAAGCAACCCGTGCTGAGCCGGGCAACCTCTGGTTCGACTGGTCCCGCAGCGTGGATAACCCCAACGAGTTCGTGTTGGTGGAAGCCTTCCAGGACGATGCCGCCGAAGCCCACGTCAACAGCGCCCACTTCAAGAAGGCCATGGCGGACATGCCGCAGGCCCTCGTGGAAACTCCGCACATCATCAGCCGCCAGTTCGAAGGCAGCGGTTGGGACCGCATGGGCGAGTTGACCATCGCCTAGCCAAAACAAACGTGGTGCCCGGTTCAAGAAACCGGGCACCACGTGTTTAAGGACTGCTCAGAACATCCAGGGGATCTCGGCATGGCCGAAGTCGCTGAACGAGCCGAAACGTCCCGCCTTGAACGCCAGCACCTCGCCGTCCCGGTCCCGGCACGTGGTGACCTGGCCGAAGAAGACCTGATGATCGCCGACGTCGTACTGCTGCACCACACTGCAGTCCGCCTGGGCGAGGGCGCCCTTGATGACCGGAAGGCCACTGTCTGTGACGTCGAAATCGCCGTCGCCGAAGCGGTCCCCGCCACGGACGGCAAACCGCCGGGCAACTGACTCCTGCTTCGCGCCGAGGATGGACACCGCGAACTTGCCGCTTTCCATCAAGGCCTCGCCGGTCCGGGTGCCGAAGTTCAGCGAGATCATCAGGATGGGTGGTTCAAGGCTGATGGACGTCAGCGAGCTGATGGTCATCCCGTACTGCTCGTCCTCGTGCTGGGTGGTGACCACAGCGACGCCGGTGACGAAACGGCCCATGGCGCGGCGCATCCCCATGGCGTCGGGGATGGTGAAGGCTGGTGCCAGGCTCATGTCAGTTGCTCCGCTCCGCTGGTACCGGATCCGTGTAGTACCGGACTTCGAACATCTTTGCGCCATTCTCTGAGATCCAAGGACCGTGCTCCATTCCAGGAGGACGGGTAGCCCAGTCTCCGGCTTTGAAAGTCCTGCCGAGGCGCTGGTCCACGAACGAGCCCTCGAAAATGAAGACCTCTTCCCAGAAGTCATGCGTGAGGACGCCGTTGGGGGAAGTATCCGTGCCGGGCTCGAACTTGAGGATCCGGGTAACGCTGTCGTTGTCGGAATCCCGGGCAAGGACCGCCTCGGACAGGCCCTCGATGTGCGGGGTGCAGGGTGCGAAGTCCACCGTCGATACGGGAGTGAACTCGAATTCGGGCTTTGCCATGGTCAGATCCCCTCCGCTGCCGTGGTGCCGTCGATGCTGTAGGAGCCCAGGAACGTGTCCAGCTCCGCAACCAGGGCGTCGTAGCCGTAGTTCCGGTAGGTGTAGGCGCCGCGGACCACGAAGGGCGCACCGGCGTAGAACATTTCGTACTGCTGATGGCGGCCGGCGAACTCGGAACCGATGATGTCCCAGGCGAGCTTGAAGAGCTTGACGCGTTCCTCGCTGCTGACGCCGGGCGACTGGACGTAGCGTTCCATGTCCGGCCGGGTCACGCTGCTGGTCATGTCGGCAATGCTGGACGGCAACTGCAGGACGCCGCCACCCACCAGGTCCCTCAGGATCGAGATCACGCGGGGGTACGTTTCGGACTGCAAGCCCATGGCCCCGTACAGAGCGCTCTTTCCCGGGACCCTCATGCCGGCGTCGTCCGTTGTTGCCGTGTATTCCGCGGCGAGAACCGCCGACTCAACGGACTGCACGATTGCAGCGAGTTCGCCGAGCTTCTCCTGGACGCCGGGGATCTTGTCCGTCCCGTTCACCTGCGTCACTTTGCGGGCCACCGAGGCGATGAACTTGAGCTTGGTGGAGAACCGGATCTGGGCCTGCCAGTTGCCCAGGGCGTGGGCGCCGGTGTCGAAGAACTGGCGGCGCAAGGTGTCGATGTTCCGGTTGATGAACACGCGGTCCCAAGGAATGAGCACGTCATCGAAGACCACCAGCGCGTCAGGTTCGTCGTATTGGCTGGTCAGCGGGTAGTCGAAGTCGCTGGTAGCGGCCGGTGCGAACGGGCGGCGGCAGTAGAGCTTCAGTCCGTCGGTGGCCACGGGGAGGGCGAAGCTGACGGCGAAGTCCACGTCGTCCGGGCCCAAGGGCTTGATGCAGGTGACGAAGACTTCGTCGGCGATCGCGGCGCCCGTGGCGAGCATCTGTGAGCCGCGGACAATAATGCCCTCCTCGGTTTCACGCACGACGCCGACCTGCAGGTATTCGCCTTCCCAACCGGACGCTGTGGTTGCGCGGGAAACCTGCGGGGGAATGATCGCGTAGGAAAGGTACAGGTTCTCGGACAGGATCCTCTTGTAGTACCGTTCAACGTTCCCGGCGAAGTCACGTTCCTCATTCTTGAAGACGTCCGGGTGGGAACCGAACGCGGCGAAGAACGTCCCCACGTGATCGGGGCTGCGGCCTACCCAGCCGTGGGTGTGCTTGGCCCACTTTTCGATGGCCTGGCGGCGCAGGACGAGCTCTTCCTGCGTGCGGGGGGCGGCGAAGGTCCGGTTGGCCGGTCCGTCGATCTCCTCGGAGTGGAATTGCATTCCGTTGGCGGGATCGGCTGCGATGTCGAACAGCTCGGACATGGTCCGGGCAACCTTCGCGAAGGCCGGGTGTTCCAGGACGTTGCCGACTACCTCGCCATCGAGGATCACCGTCCGGCCGTCGTTCAGGGACTTCAGATACTCATTTCCGGTCCTCATCAGAGTGAGCCTTTCTTCATTTTGTAGTTATGTTCAATGGTGGTCCCATTCGGGAAGGAGAGCTCCAACTTCCAGGAAGTTCCGTCAACAAACTTCCCGTTCAGCAGTGGCAGGGTGCCCCCAAGGCACATGAAGTCGGCGTCACCGATGTCGGTGCGTGCGAGGAGGCGCTCGACGACGTCGGCCGGCTTGCGCAGGCCGCTCAGCGAACCCTCCTGGTACAACTCGCCGTCCACCCACGAGCGTGCGGTGCACTGGTCGAGGTCAAGGTCTTCCAGCGACTCCACCTCGATGACCTCTGCTGCGACAGGCTTGGGACAGGCGCGCTTGGAATCGCCGATGTCCCGGGCTTCAATGTCCCGGTCCGTGTGGTCTGAGCCGATACCGAGGTAGTACTTGCCGTTGTGGCGGATATAGAGAGGCTCGATCTCACCGGAGGTCAGGTTCTCCGAGGTGTCATGCTCGCCCGCCGTTTCAAACAGATCCGAGTCCATCCGATAGAACATGGGGACCTCTGGCGGTGGAGCCACCCCAATGGCTGCCAGTTCATCGATGTGGTGCTGTACTGCTTTCGGATCCCGGCCTGTGTAACCTGCCACCACACCGTGGAAGTCCGTGACCATGATGGTCTTCTCTGTGCCCACTACCCGGAAGGTGAGGGGGACTTGCCTTGTTGTTTCCATTCCGTCTCCTTAAGTGCTTCCCAACGGTGTTGGTTCTAAACGGTGAGTGTGTCGTAGGCCGCGAGGCGGTCGCCGATGACGGGGAACTCGGCGCGGACTGCGTTGACTTGGCCAGGATCGATGTCCACCATCAGTACGGTTTCGTCGGAGGACGCTTCGGCAAGGATGTTGCCGGCGGGATCCACCACCCGGCTGTGCCCTCCGAGTTCCACGCCTTCCTGGGTGCCCGCCGCGTTGCAGGCGATGACGAAGATCTGGTGCTCCAGTGCCCTGGCCGTGGTGAGCAGGCGCCAGTGCTCACGCCGGGCGGCCGGCCAGGCAGCAGGAACGATCACGATCTCAGCGCCGCGTTCGCTCAGCTCCATCCACAATCCTGGGAACCGGAGGTCGTAGCAGGTGATGCCTGCGACAGACCCGAAAGGCAAGGGGGCGACGGGAAGGGATGAACCTGCCGTCAGCAGGCTCGCCTCCTTGGACTGGTAGCCGAACACATGGATCTTCCGATACGTGTGGACCACGTTGCCCTCGGGGCCCAGCAGGATGGAGGTGTTGCTGAGCCGGCCGTCGTCGCCCGCTTCGATGATGCTGCCCAGATGAAGGTAGACGCCGAGGTCTTTGGCTACCCGTGAGCACATGGTCACCGTGGGGCCTGTGAGTGTCTCCGCCAAGGTCTCGTATTCGTCGAAGTGGAAGTAGCCTGCGCTCCACAGCTCCGGCAAGACGATCAGTTCGGCGCCGTTGATGCCCCGAAGGATGTCTTCGACGCGGTGGATTCGGTCTTCGCGGGTTTCGGAGTCCGGGCTGGCTACCTGGACGAGGGCGATTTTCATACTTTTTCCTTTGCGGGTTCGTTGTCCAGGTCGCTGAGGCGAAGGCCCTTGGTTTCCTTGGCAAACATCACCGAGACCATGGAGATCAGGCCCATGGCGGCCAGGTAAATGCCGATCGCATAGCCGGTGCCGAAAGCGCTGTAGAGAGCCAAGGCAATGATCGGTGACAACGAACCGGCGATCAGCGATGCCAGGTTGTAGGCCACTGAGGTGCCGCTGTACCGGACGTCCGTTGGGAAGAGTTCGGAGAAGAAAGCGCCGATGACCGAGCTGTACGCCGCGAAGATCAGCAGGCCACCCACGGCGGCCGCGATGATTCCCCAGGTCTGTCCGGTATTGAGCAGGGCGAAGAACGCGAAGGCCCACACCATGGTGGCAATCGAGGCCCCGATCAGGATGGGTTTGCGGCCCACCTTGTCCGCGTAAAGCGCCAGGATGGGAATAGCGACGACGGCGACGCCCTGCCCGATCATGACGGCGGTGAGGCCTGTCTGCCTCTGCAGTCCCATGATCTGGGTGACGTAGGTGATGATGAACAGCGAATAGATGTAGAAGCCCGCGTTCTCGCCCATCCGGCTGCCGGTGGCGATGAGGATTTCGCGCCAGTTACGGCGGAACAGGATAGTCAGGGGCATCTTGCGTTCCTTGTTGCCCTCGGCTTCGCGCTTCCGCTGTGCTTCCTTGAACAGCGGGGTTTCCTGCACGTAGAGCCGCAGGACCAGGCCAATAACCACCAGGAGTGCGGACAGGCCGAAGGCTATCCGCCAGCCCCAGGCCAGGAACTCGCTCTCCGGCATGGTGGCAGCGAGGATGGCCAGGACGCCGGCGGCCATCAGGTTGCCCAGGGGCGGTCCCATATTGGGCCAGGAAGCCCAAAATGCGCGTCGTGCGCTCTCATTGCTGTGCTCGGAGACGAGGAGGACAGCTCCGCCCCACTCACCACCCAAGGCAAACCCCTGGATCAAGCGGAGAAGCAGGAGCAACAGCGGCGCTGTGAGGCCGATCGCTGCATACGACGGGATGAAGGCGATGAGGGTGGTGGCGACACCCATGAGCATCAGGCTGGCCACCAACGTGGCGCGCCGGCCGTGCTTATCGCCCAGATGCCCCAGGACTATGGCCCCGATGGGGCGTGCCAGGAAGCCCGCGGCGAACGTTCCGAGTGCCAGCATGGTGCCGACCATGGGATCGTCGGTGGGGAAGTAGAGCTTGTTGAATACCAGCGCTGCTGCCGTGCCGTAGAGAAAGAAGTCGTACCATTCCACGGCTGTGCCGGCCAGGCTCGAAGCAGCTACAACAGGCAGGCTGGAGTGCTTCTGTTGCTTGGGTTCAGCTTTCTTCATATCGGTCATGTGGGGATCCTTTGCGATTGGCAGCCGCGTAGCTTCCGGTGGGCCGGGCCGCGAACTCCCAGGAAAATTGGGGTATTTCCGATGCGTGAGCGGAGTCACTAAGATCACTGTAGACGTGTTGTATACAGCCTGTCTATATTTAAAGCAGAAGTTTTTTGGATGTCCCCCAAGCTGCTGAATGCAACTCGTATACTGGGCTACGCGAGAAAGGCTCTGCATGATCCAGATGACCCCCACTGCACAGTCGCAGCCAGAAGTGGCCTACCAGTGGATGAAAAGCTACATCGCAGCCCTGCCGCGTGAGGAAGAAACCTTCCTGAACGAGGGAGTCCTGGCCAAGACCACGGGTACTTCACGAACGCCCGTGCGTGAGGCACTGTTGCGCCTTGAAGCTGAAGGATTCGTCAAGCGGATCCCGCACAAGGGCGCCTACGTGCCACCCATCTCTGATCCCGACGTCCGGGCCATCCTGCAGGCCAGGTCCGTCGTGGAGAAATGGGCCGTCTCGGCGGTGGAAACCATGCTTGATGCCCAGATCGATGCCTTCCAGCGCGTGATTGACCAGCAGCAGGAAGCCCGGGACGATCCCGCCAGGTTCATCGAACTGGATACCGAGTTCCACACCCTCATGGTGCGTGCGGGCGGCAACCCCGTCCTGGCTGATTTCTACGCGTCACTCCGGCAAAAACAACTCAGGATCGGCGTTAAAGCCGTCAGCCAGGCCACGGATCGGGCCGGGGACGTCCTCCGGGAACACCAGTTGATCGTTGACGCACTCCGCAGCCGAAGCCTCGACAAAGCGCACAAAGCCATCGACGCGCACCTGGACTCCACACGCCTGGCAGTGATCGGGTACTAGTCCTCGCTGTGCAGCTCCCGTTGCCGTGCGCTGAGCAGCTCAAACTCAGGCCGGGCAGCCACGAACCGTTCAACGGCGTCGAGCACCTGCTGCAGGTGGGCGTGATCCGGGGCCACCAACGCGGCTCCAATCAGCGCACGCCGATGCTGGTCCTGGAGCCCGGTCTCGGCAGCTGACACGTCGAAGCGGCGTTTGAGCTCGGCCACGAGGGGCCGGACCATGGAGCGCTTCTCTTTGAGACTATGGACATCGCCCAAAAGGACGTCGAACTCAATCCATCCGATCCACATGGTCCATTATCACCGCAGGTCAGGTGACGTGTGCCATGTGGACTTGATCAAATCTTGAGCCAACGCAGCAAGGCGCCTTGAGTTCCGTTCGGCAGTGTCTATGAGGTTGGCCCAACCGGCCGACGGACTCATTCGCTGCTAGTTACTCAGGACTGACATCGTGCCCCAAACCCCTTCCCGGCTACGCCCGCGCACCCACGCCCCCTCTCATCCGGTCCGGATCCTGCTCGCCACCGCCAGCTTTGCACTTGCCACCGTCAGTGTGTTGGGAATCGGCGCTGCACCTGCCGCCGCCTCACCGGCAGATGCCTCTCCGGGCCAGGGAACGGCTGTCCGGGCATCCTCCAGTGTTTCAGCGCTCGCGGGCCAGACTGAGCAGATGGTAGTGGTGCCCGTGACGGCAGGGTTGGAACCCACCCGGGTGAAGGGGACCATCGCGGTGTCGGGGAAACCTGAGGGTACGGTCCGGGCAACGGTCAACGGCCGGGTCATCCTCGAAACGAACGCTGCAGCCACGGTTCCCCTGGACGAAGCGGTCAGCAATGCCGACGTTATTGGCCAGCAGCTTACGGTGGGGCTGCAGCTCATACCGGTAACCCACACCATGTGCGTGGTCTCCAACGCCACGGCAACCCTGAACAACATGACGGTCGACTTCAGCGGGACCGCCAAAGCACCCACCACGGTGGGCGAGTTCTTCCCGGCGTCCGTGCCCGCCGTCGTGCTTCCCGTCCCCGCGGATCCCGGCGCGGATGTTTCCGCCGCCATCATGACCGCCTCGGCCGCCATGGCCCAACGCTATCCGGACGCCGCCGTCGCAGTGCTTCCGGAAGCCGAGCTGGTGGCGCGCGCTGCCACTCTCCCGGCCGGCAGCCGGATCCTCAGCGTCACCGCAGACCCGGGAGAAACCGCCACCAAGCTGGCCACGGCAGCGGACCTCCCGCAGCTCATCCTCAGCGGCCACGACGAACAACTCCGCACCGCCGCCCGGGCGCTTGCCAGCGACAAAACCGCGCTGGCCGTGACCTCCTCCGTGACCGGCCTGACCTCGGCGCTGCCTGCCGCGCCGGGCCTGGTCCAGAGCCTCAAGGACCTGGGCAGCACAACCCTGAAACTCTCCGGCTACGGCACCCCGGAATCCTTTGTGGGCGTCTCCCAGTCGCAGTTCGGAGGCCCGGTTTCGTCGGTGAAAGTCCAGCTCAAGGGCACGCACACGGCTGTCCCGGACAACGCACAGGCGCAGCTCTCGGTCTTCTGGAATGACTACCTGCTCAGTTCCAAGAACCTCGACGGCGGTGACACCTTCACGGTGGATGCTGAGGTTCCAGCGGGCCAGCTACAGGCGAAGAATGGCCTCCGGATCCGTCTGGCCGCCCTCCCGGCAGGCGGCGATTGCACCGGGCCCGCAGGTGTCATGCCCATGGAAGTCACCCTGGATACCTCTGGCAGCACCCTCACGGCGGTCCGTGGCGGATCCACGAAAGCCGGCTTCGAACGATTCCCCCAGGCTTTCGGACAGAGCGTTCAGGTAGCGTTCGGCGATGGCAACGCCCAAGCCAACACCGTCAATGCAGCGACGCTTCTGGCTTCCCTGCAGCGTGACAGTGCCTCCCTGCTGGATACCCGCGTGGTGGGCCTAGACGCCTTGGCTGGCTCCAGCGAGTCCGGGCTGGTGGTGGGTGCCACCGCCGACGTCGCAAATAAGCTGTCCGCACCGCTGCGGTTGGCGGAGTTCCGCACCATCTCGCCTGACGAGGTCGAATACGGCGTAGGCGCCTCGGCTCCGTACGGCGTATTGGAGGCTTTTGAGCAAGGCGGCCGGAATCTGCTGCTCCTGGGTGCTTGGGCACCTGAAAATGACGCTGCCGCCGCGTCCACGCTCCAGTCTTCATTGGCCTCCCATGTTGGTGCAGTTGAAGGCGGCTGGGCATCGCTGTCCCGGAACCTCCTGGTGACCCAGCCGTCGGGAACTCCCGTGCTGCTGGAGAGCAATGTGCTGGTTCCGCAGAAGGCTGTAACCGATGACTACCGTCCCTATGCCTGGTGGATCGGCGGGGCAGTGGTGGTCCTGGGCCTGGCGTTCGCCGCCCGGACAGTGCTCCTGCGGCGTCGTGCCCGGGCAGCACGGGCATATGTGGATGCTGAGCAAATGGCGGGACAACCGGCAGATGCCACAGGACCTGCGAAACCGGGTCATGACAACTAGCGCCGCCGCTCGTCCGCGGGCCGCCCACCGGCGTCCGGCGGCGCGGTCGCTGACACCGGGGCCTCTGACACTGCTGCGTTCGGTGACCGGGCTGGTCACGTGGGCCTGGGCGCGCCTCGGTGCGCCCGTGGCAGGGCGCAAGGTTCCCGGCACCAGGGTGGTAGCCGTGGTTTCACTGCTGGTGGGCTACCTCGCGTGCCTGTACACGATCGGCCAGGGCACCAACCTGGACTATTCGGATGCCCAAAGCCACCTGACCATCGCCCGGCGAATCTTCGACAGCAAGGCGCCCGGCTTTGAACAATTGGGCACCGTGTGGCTGCCCATGCCGCACCTGCTGCTGGCGCCGTTCGTGCTGAATATGTGGCTGTTCAGCACGGGCTGGGCTGCCGGAATCCTGGGGATACTGGCGTTGTCCGCCACCACCACCGGCCTGTACTTGATCGCAGCCCGACTCGGATTGGGCAGGGCCGGACGTCTCGCCACGACCCTGGTGGCCCTGGCCAACCCGGCGGTTTTGTACGTCTACACCACGGCGTTGACGGAACCGGTGCTCATCATGTGCATCGTGGGCGGCATGGCTGGCTTGGCGCATTGGGCCACCAGCCGCCGTCGAATGAGTGCCGGAGAGCTGGCCGTCTTCGCCGGTATTCCGTCCGCCGCCGCAGTGCTTTCCCGTTACGAAGGCTGGGCGCTGGTGATGACCGGAACCCTGTTGGTGTTGATCGTCGCCAAGCGCCGCACCGGTGCGTGGCGGGAGGCATTCATCATGGCCGGTGGCTACGTGATGATTCCGGCCGCGGCGGTCCTCTGGTGGATTTCCTACAACTGGGCCATTTACGGCAACCCGCTGGAGTTTATGTTCGGGCAGTACTCCGCCTACGCGCAGCAGAAGAACATCACCGACGGCGGCCTGTTGCCCACCAAGGGCAACCTGGGACTCACGCTGACTACTTTCCATTGGTCCCTGCTGGAGACAGTCGGCGTGGTGGTCCTCGCGCTGGCGGCATGTGGCGCCGTCGTGCTGGTCTTCAGGCGGGGCTTTGCCAACAGCACCCTGCTGGTGGCGGTGACCGGCAGTGCGTATGCTTTTGCGGTGCTGAGCCTCTTCCTGGGGCAGACGGCCATCAACAACGACCATTCGCTGCCGTCAACGTGGTGGAACAACCGCTTCGCGCTGACGGCGCTGCCCCTGGTGGCCATCCTGGCAGCTGTGGTGGTGGAGGAGTTC includes the following:
- a CDS encoding GntR family transcriptional regulator, which gives rise to MIQMTPTAQSQPEVAYQWMKSYIAALPREEETFLNEGVLAKTTGTSRTPVREALLRLEAEGFVKRIPHKGAYVPPISDPDVRAILQARSVVEKWAVSAVETMLDAQIDAFQRVIDQQQEARDDPARFIELDTEFHTLMVRAGGNPVLADFYASLRQKQLRIGVKAVSQATDRAGDVLREHQLIVDALRSRSLDKAHKAIDAHLDSTRLAVIGY
- a CDS encoding DUF503 domain-containing protein; the encoded protein is MWIGWIEFDVLLGDVHSLKEKRSMVRPLVAELKRRFDVSAAETGLQDQHRRALIGAALVAPDHAHLQQVLDAVERFVAARPEFELLSARQRELHSED
- a CDS encoding cellulose biosynthesis cyclic di-GMP-binding regulatory protein BcsB — encoded protein: MPQTPSRLRPRTHAPSHPVRILLATASFALATVSVLGIGAAPAAASPADASPGQGTAVRASSSVSALAGQTEQMVVVPVTAGLEPTRVKGTIAVSGKPEGTVRATVNGRVILETNAAATVPLDEAVSNADVIGQQLTVGLQLIPVTHTMCVVSNATATLNNMTVDFSGTAKAPTTVGEFFPASVPAVVLPVPADPGADVSAAIMTASAAMAQRYPDAAVAVLPEAELVARAATLPAGSRILSVTADPGETATKLATAADLPQLILSGHDEQLRTAARALASDKTALAVTSSVTGLTSALPAAPGLVQSLKDLGSTTLKLSGYGTPESFVGVSQSQFGGPVSSVKVQLKGTHTAVPDNAQAQLSVFWNDYLLSSKNLDGGDTFTVDAEVPAGQLQAKNGLRIRLAALPAGGDCTGPAGVMPMEVTLDTSGSTLTAVRGGSTKAGFERFPQAFGQSVQVAFGDGNAQANTVNAATLLASLQRDSASLLDTRVVGLDALAGSSESGLVVGATADVANKLSAPLRLAEFRTISPDEVEYGVGASAPYGVLEAFEQGGRNLLLLGAWAPENDAAAASTLQSSLASHVGAVEGGWASLSRNLLVTQPSGTPVLLESNVLVPQKAVTDDYRPYAWWIGGAVVVLGLAFAARTVLLRRRARAARAYVDAEQMAGQPADATGPAKPGHDN